Proteins from a genomic interval of Crassostrea angulata isolate pt1a10 chromosome 7, ASM2561291v2, whole genome shotgun sequence:
- the LOC128157320 gene encoding 39S ribosomal protein L22, mitochondrial-like: MQCLRTLRSFTRIPNLLQRASGSWPAVCQTIHTSPLYKASYNPEKNEEYAFFYQSEDKSDFPDYNKIVYPPQDPSEPPRPIEYFHETRDLRYSQKKMWKYTAMIRGLSIDDAIRKVSFLPQKGAKILKDCLLEGQKIAVREHGIEYPSNMWIEHAYCNKGKILYTMRLAFKYPARVRTRYCHVCIVFREGAPPKEYYPSEEMTGFEKMEDYIKKQRERRILFSL; encoded by the exons atgcaGT GCTTGAGAACACTAAGAAGCTTTACACGCATCCCAAATCTACTACAAAG aGCAAGTGGTTCATGGCCTGCAGTATGTCAAACCATCCACACTAGTCCATTATATAAAGCAAGTTACAATcctgaaaaaaatgaagaatatgccTTTTTCTATCAGTCAGAAGACAAGTCCGATTTTCCAGATtacaataaaattgtttatccACCACAAGATCCCTCAGAACCTCCCCGACCAATT GAGTATTTTCACGAGACCCGTGATTTGAGATATTCACAGAAGAAGATGTGGAAATACACAGCAATG ataaGAGGATTGTCCATTGATGATGCTATTAGAAAAGTGTCCTTTTTGCCACAGAAGGGAGCCAAAATACTCAAAGAT TGTTTACTGGAAGGTCAGAAGATAGCAGTGAGAGAACATGGCATTGAATACCCTTCTAATATGTGGATAG AACATGCATATTGTAACAAAGGAAAGATTTTATACACCATGCGATTGGCGTTCAAGTATCCTGCCCGAGTGCGGACCCGGTATTGCCATGTGTGTATTGTGTTTCGGGAAGGAGCCCCGCCAAAAGAGTACTACCCCTCTGAGGAAATGACAGGGTTTGAAAAGATGGAGGATTACATAAAGAAACAACGAGAAAGGCGAATATTGTTTTcactataa